The nucleotide window GAGTCGCTTAATTTATTAAGCGTGCTGTTTTAAAAGTAAGTCAGGAGGCTAATTTATTGTTGCCTCCAATAACATTGATTTATTTAAAAACATATCTCACCAAAAACAAACAGATTCCTCCGGTGAAAGCCAGAAAAGAAAAAATAAAATGCATAGCAATAACAAATTTAAAATGACGATCGTTCTGATTGAATATTCTCTTTTTCCTGTTTATGTACATAGTTACAGTTCCTGTCCTGAAGCCCTTCATGGCAACATAAAACTCAAACATGCTACCACTAAAGAATCCCCACAACTGCCAATCCATACATCCACCATTACTGTTATTAACTATTATATTTATCCAGTCTTTTTATATCATAGCGAAATAAATAAATTAAGAATTAAATCACAGAAGAAACGACCCCAAGTCTCTTCTCAGTTACCATAGTCACATGCAGAGCATGTTAAGCGTAAGCTTGTTATTGATCCTGTAGTAGTATGCTGGGTGCTGTCAGTCACTCAGTCACTCAGTCACTCAGGGGAGTTTTGAGTTGCGCAACTGGCTGGTGAGCATCTTAATCGTATGGCGCATTATTACGTGAGTGCATGGCCTGCCCCCACAGATTTTTACATTCCAATATTAGTAACGTCCGCTTTGAGCGAGCATTTGTGTTTTTTGACAGAAAATTTAAGGCTTCACTAACGAAGTCAGTTACAAATCAATGGGTAACGGACTATCATTGCTTGCATGTCAGTTTTTTATTCATCCACTCTTATTTTGAGTTCAATGCACAACTCTTTCAGGATATTAGTGACATGGTTTAAAAAAAGGACTGCCTGAGATGGAGGTTCATATTCGAAAAAAATTTCGATGACCTTTTTTGTCGTATGAACGGCAGGTGGAAAACTTTGATAGATTTCTTCCGATTCGATAAATCGCAGATATGTGTTTATTTTTTCCTGAAGCATATACAGGTGCTCATCAAATGCCCCCCAGTCCAGATGATCAGAAATCCCAAGGGTCACTTCATAAGGAGCTTCTATCGGTATACCAATACTGTCAATTGTTTTAAGGTTTCTACTGACATAACTTACCTGCCTTTATTACCTTCATGGGGTTTGCTTTCGTTGGACTGGCAACGCTAATGCTGGATTCACGTTACTATCTCTTAGGGGCATTAAGTGGCTTTCAATCATTAATAAAACTAATAGCGGCTCATTTGAGCTGATTAGTTTTTGGCTTTCCGCTTGAATACGTAAGAGGCAAGCTGACTGGACTAAATTTCGCGTGCGCGCGGATAGCAAATATTAGCAGTTTAAGATTTATGTCTTCTCCTTGCCCTCCAGTAAGTAGGACTATAGTCCGACCGCGCTAACCGGGCTGCAAGGTTATTCAGGTGATTTTGTGACAAAATAGTCAGTCGTGACAGCTGAAGTGGACGAGGTATCTGCCATACTGTGCTTCAATGACAAACTCTTCGTGCAGGGAGCCATACCACACTGGCGGGCTGGTGATGAGATTAAAGAACAGTGCATTACCTGTCATTTCATTGAGGTCATCTGTAAAATTGGCGAGGAGATTCTGCTTGAGTGAGAAAGGCAGAAGTTGCATATCTTCATGCTCAAAGAACCATAAAGCCACTGTCTTCATAAATGTTTTTTGAGAGCATGCTTTAAGATGCGGGTGCCAGTATGCAGCCGGAAACTTATCAGTGATGGACGAGTGATACATCGCCAAAGACGTCAGCATGCTGTCACTTTCCTCAAGTCTAATCACAAAATAGTCAGACACGCGGTTTGCCGCATCATTCATACAGCCTACAGCCCGCATAAATCCTGAAAGTCGTTCCGCATATTTGTCCATTTTGCCTCTCTAAGCGCGTTGCCCTATCCGAACTGGTGAATATAATTACATATTAAGAGTAACTTTTCTGGACATCACAACACTTCCCTTAGTGCATATTTTAAGGAGCATTAGGGGATATTAGAACCTTGAACCGCCCCTCAATTGACCAAGACAAATTGTCTGTAACAACTTCCGCTTCTGGCACAAAGCGGACGACCCTTGATATTCTTCTGCAGCATACCCAGTCTTACAGCGCCAGACCCCGAACTCGGTCAAATTCCCGCGAATTGTTCGTCACCAGAATGGCGCTCACCACAACCGCATGTGCGGCAATCGCCGTGTCGTTCATGCCGATTGGCATACCAGCCAGCCGAAGTGCCGCTTTGCCGTGGTCACATCGACCGCTACGCAATCCAGGCCAGGATGGCACCGAGGCAGGCGCAGAACGCGTCACGCAGCTAAGCGTGGCGCGACGGAGCCATCATGCCGGTTGAGCCGAAGTGCATTTCGGAACAGGTGATGGCCGGGAAAACGTTATGCTGATTACATCAGAATGTGTAGTTCACGCTTACCGAGACGCTACGCGGTTCGCCATAAACGGCAGAGTCATCGAGGTAGGAGTAGTATTCGCGATCAAACAGGTTGCGGACATTTGCCTGCACCGCCAGCTGTTTTGTCAGCTGATACTGCGCGAACAAATCGACGAGCGGATAGCTGCCCTGGTAAAGGCGCTGCGTCTCGCCGTCCGGACCAGTAACATCTTTGTACACCCGATTCTGCCAGTTCACGCCGCCTCCTACGGTCAGATCCGGAAGCTCCGGGACGCGGTAGCGGCTGAACAGCTTCAGCTGTGTCTGCGGCGCGAAGCTGTTGAAGCGGCCATCTGAATCACGGACAACGTAGCGGGTCGCGCTGAAGGTAAGCTGCAGGTTGTCGCTAACGGCACCGTTCACCTCAAACTCCGCCCCTTTGCTTACTGCGCCTTTGGTTGCGCGATAAGCCTGTTCGGTGGATCCATTAACGAATTCCCCGCTGATGGCTTCTCCCGCATTCTCCTGTTCGATGCGGAATACGGCAACGTTGGTGGTCAGCCTACTGTCCATCCAGTCTGCCTTCAGGCCGGTTTCATAGTTTTTACCGGTGGCGGGTGAGAGCCATGCACCCTCTTTTGTGCGTTTGGTTTGCGGGGCAAAAATTGAGGTATAGCTGGCGTAAGCGGAAAGGCTGTCGTTTATGTCATACACCAGTCCGCCGTAAGGCGTGGTGTTATATTTACGCATATCGCCGCTGCTGCCGTCTGAGCTGTACTGGGTATAACGTGCGCCAACGAGCAGTGACAACGGATCCGCCAGCGACAGGCGTGCCGCCATATACGCCGATTTTTGCCGCACGATATCATCCGCATTTTGATACCAGTCGCCCCATTCCGGCTCGGCCACGCTCCCGTTCCAGCTATTGTTGAAGATTCCAATGCGATCGCTGTCCATCGGCCCGTCTTTACTGAAGGTGGCATTATGCTGACGGCTATAGCTGGCCCCGGCCATCAGCTGATGTTGACGCCCGAGCAGTTCGAAAGGCCCGCTGGCATAGGTGTCAAAGGAGTCCAGGGTGCGCTTGCCGCGATCCTTACTTCCCCAGCCTGAAGCACCTTCGCCGGTGGTAACCTCCGGATTGCCCATCACGTAAAGCAGGGTGTCGCTGAACGTTTGCTCGCCGTGGGTTCCATTAAAACGAACCGACCAGCCGTTATCCCAGCTTTGGGTGAGGTTAGCGAAAACTTTACGCGATTCAACGGCGTATCCCGTCCAGTCCGCCGAGGTATTGACGTTGCGATCGTAACGGGTGCGGCTGCCGTTACTGTACAGGCTGGGTAATCCGCCCCAGGTCGGATTGGCGGTGTTTGTTTGCTGATAATCCCAGCCCAGTGAGGCCGTAGTGTGTTCCGTTACATCGCCTTCAATTACGCCATAGAGAAATTTCTTGCGCTTGCCATATCTGTCGAGCCAGCTGTCCTGGTCCTGATAACCTGCCACTACGCGCCCGCGCAGGGTACCGTCGGAATTGAGCGGCGCGGAGATGTCGCCCACATAGCGCTGTTTGCTCCAGCTTCCGTAGCTTGTGCTGACTTTGCCCCTGAAGGTTTTACTGTCGGCACGTTTACGCACCATGTTCACCGTTGCTCCCGGATCGCCAGCGCCGGTCATCAGGCCGTTTGCGCCGCGCACAATCTCTACACGATCGTAAATGGCGGTATCTTCCTGCGCGTCGCCAAAGTTCCACGCGTCGCCCATTGATGTGGGGATCTCATCGTAGGCGAAATTGGTGATTTCAAAGCCGCGGGAAAAGTAGCTGGAACGTTCGCTATCAATCTGCTGCGACGAAACGCCGGTGGTGTTGGTTAATACCTGATCGATTGTTTGCAGGTCTTGATCCTGAATGCGCTGGCGAGTGATGACGCTTAAGGACTGGGGGACGTCACGCGGTATCAGCAGCATTTTGGTGCCTGAACGAGTGGTTTTTACCGCATAATCCTGCTGCGAATCGGCGCTCCCGTTCCCGTCGCCGTAGACAATCATCTCTTGTTCTTTCGTATCCTCATCCGCCATTGCCGGGTGCATGACGGCGGACATCGCCAGTGCAAGCAGTGAAAGTGAGAAGGGAGTATGAATTAACCCTGATGGCGCTTTCGCGCGATTAATCCTGCTGTTAAGAATCATCATGTTACCTGTCAGTTATTGTCGTTTTTGCAAATCATTTATATAAATAAGAATGTAAATGATAATTATTTACTTTATTATGCATGGGTTATTTTGTAAGTTAAATGTAAATAAATGCATATTTATAAAAACGCCACGTTTCCAGTATGACGGGACAATAAATGAACAGATTTCAGTGGATAAAAGGAAAGACATGGGGCTTCAGCGTCCTTACTGCGGCGTTAACCCTGAGCGCAACGGCGTCAGCTGCTACCGCTGATTCGGCTGCGCTTAAGCAGCGCGAACTCGCTGACGGTCTGTATGAGATGGTTTACTCCCCAACGGCAAACGCACTGTACGTCGCGAGTGCGCAGGGTTTCAAAAATGTCAACGGTGGGGTGCTTTATAAACTCGATCCCACAACGCTTGCCACACAAGGTGAAACCCACACCGACCTGAAAAACTTCGGCATGGCGGCGGACGATAATGGCAAGGTCTACTACACCACCAACACCCTCGATGGCGGGGTGTCGAAAGTGGACGTGCAAAGTGGCAAGGTGCTGCAGCGCCTGATGTTTCAAGGCAAAGATAAGGATGGCGACCCGGTTGGTGCGCGTGAGATCCTTTTCCACAAGGGACAACTGTTTATCGGCGGCGTTGCCGACCCTGGGTTCATCTCCGTGGTTGATGCCAGCACCATGACGCTAAAAGCCCGAATCGAGAATGCCGGAAAATGGGTGACGGGGATTATCTATTCCCCGTTGACAGATCGCATTTATGCCGCCAATGGCGGCGGTGAAGTTCTGGTGATTAACCCGGGCACGCATAAAATCGAACAACGCTGGACACCGGGAGATAAAAAAACGTATTTGTTCCTGAACATGGCAGAAGATCCGGCCACTGGGCGCCTGTTCGTGACCGATGATTCAAAAGCCAAAACCACGCTGGTATTTGATGAGCGCAGCGGGAAAGTTATCAAGTGTCTTGAAGGC belongs to Kosakonia sp. SMBL-WEM22 and includes:
- a CDS encoding DUF6572 domain-containing protein encodes the protein MTLGISDHLDWGAFDEHLYMLQEKINTYLRFIESEEIYQSFPPAVHTTKKVIEIFFEYEPPSQAVLFLNHVTNILKELCIELKIRVDE
- the fhuE gene encoding ferric-rhodotorulic acid/ferric-coprogen receptor FhuE, which encodes MILNSRINRAKAPSGLIHTPFSLSLLALAMSAVMHPAMADEDTKEQEMIVYGDGNGSADSQQDYAVKTTRSGTKMLLIPRDVPQSLSVITRQRIQDQDLQTIDQVLTNTTGVSSQQIDSERSSYFSRGFEITNFAYDEIPTSMGDAWNFGDAQEDTAIYDRVEIVRGANGLMTGAGDPGATVNMVRKRADSKTFRGKVSTSYGSWSKQRYVGDISAPLNSDGTLRGRVVAGYQDQDSWLDRYGKRKKFLYGVIEGDVTEHTTASLGWDYQQTNTANPTWGGLPSLYSNGSRTRYDRNVNTSADWTGYAVESRKVFANLTQSWDNGWSVRFNGTHGEQTFSDTLLYVMGNPEVTTGEGASGWGSKDRGKRTLDSFDTYASGPFELLGRQHQLMAGASYSRQHNATFSKDGPMDSDRIGIFNNSWNGSVAEPEWGDWYQNADDIVRQKSAYMAARLSLADPLSLLVGARYTQYSSDGSSGDMRKYNTTPYGGLVYDINDSLSAYASYTSIFAPQTKRTKEGAWLSPATGKNYETGLKADWMDSRLTTNVAVFRIEQENAGEAISGEFVNGSTEQAYRATKGAVSKGAEFEVNGAVSDNLQLTFSATRYVVRDSDGRFNSFAPQTQLKLFSRYRVPELPDLTVGGGVNWQNRVYKDVTGPDGETQRLYQGSYPLVDLFAQYQLTKQLAVQANVRNLFDREYYSYLDDSAVYGEPRSVSVSVNYTF